In Nakamurella antarctica, the following are encoded in one genomic region:
- a CDS encoding DUF3039 domain-containing protein, whose amino-acid sequence MFHYVRKAKIAESAVLGNYVVALCGETFPVTKSAKPGSPVCPDCKKIYESMPKGKD is encoded by the coding sequence ATGTTCCACTACGTGCGCAAAGCCAAAATCGCCGAAAGCGCGGTACTGGGCAATTACGTCGTAGCGCTCTGCGGCGAGACCTTCCCGGTCACCAAGTCGGCGAAGCCGGGGTCGCCGGTGTGCCCGGACTGCAAAAAGATCTATGAGTCCATGCCCAAAGGCAAAGACTGA
- a CDS encoding YihY/virulence factor BrkB family protein, whose translation MNTPSSPVRGQRLPGVKAASDLESDIIATLPATHQSAPAAEGTSPFDDNATQLMPRRDPSSPLDADTRPWHHPGSGAIVLPPPVPHHRWRKVFKRFLGKSWDDGLFGMSAEAAFWQALSTAPLLLALLGSIGFVGNWFGPDTVNTVQQRIVTVLRTAFSSDVSGTLIEPTVDSILHRGQADVVSVGFVIALWAGSSAMSSFVESITIAYSQHEVRHPVAERFFALGLYLLALIFGIFALPLLAVGPEYLPTFFPDNWTSQVTYIVGIAYYPAIGLLLVLGIATLYKVAPRHKHPWRRGLPGAILAATVFIVSSFGLRVYISYVTTHGLTYGALATPIAFLLFAYFVGIAIILGAQFNNATLEYYPPKRSRRERAKWQRLDQSLPLGMDS comes from the coding sequence ATGAACACACCGAGTTCCCCTGTGCGCGGGCAACGCCTGCCCGGGGTAAAGGCTGCCAGCGACCTGGAATCGGACATAATAGCGACACTTCCCGCGACCCATCAGTCGGCACCGGCGGCTGAAGGCACCTCCCCCTTCGACGACAACGCCACCCAGCTCATGCCCCGCCGAGACCCAAGTTCGCCGCTGGATGCCGACACCAGGCCCTGGCATCACCCGGGTAGCGGTGCCATCGTCCTACCCCCACCGGTACCCCACCACCGCTGGCGCAAGGTCTTCAAGCGGTTCCTTGGCAAGTCGTGGGACGACGGGCTGTTTGGGATGAGCGCGGAAGCTGCCTTCTGGCAGGCGCTCTCGACCGCGCCACTGCTGCTGGCCCTCCTCGGTTCCATCGGATTCGTCGGCAACTGGTTTGGGCCCGACACCGTCAACACGGTCCAACAGCGCATTGTCACGGTGCTGCGCACCGCTTTCTCCTCAGACGTCAGCGGCACCCTGATCGAACCCACCGTGGATTCCATCCTGCATCGGGGGCAAGCGGACGTGGTGTCCGTCGGCTTCGTCATCGCGCTGTGGGCCGGGTCGTCCGCTATGTCGTCATTTGTCGAGTCGATCACCATCGCCTACAGCCAGCACGAAGTACGACACCCCGTTGCGGAACGATTCTTCGCGTTGGGGCTGTATCTGCTCGCGCTGATTTTTGGGATTTTTGCACTGCCGCTCTTGGCGGTCGGACCGGAATACCTGCCCACGTTCTTCCCCGACAACTGGACCAGCCAGGTGACCTACATCGTGGGGATCGCCTACTACCCGGCAATCGGGCTGCTGTTGGTGTTGGGCATAGCCACTCTCTACAAGGTCGCGCCGAGACACAAACACCCCTGGCGGCGCGGTCTCCCGGGTGCCATCCTTGCGGCTACCGTTTTTATCGTCTCCAGCTTCGGACTACGGGTGTACATCAGCTACGTGACCACCCACGGACTGACATACGGGGCGCTCGCCACCCCAATCGCGTTCCTGCTGTTCGCCTATTTCGTTGGCATCGCCATCATCCTCGGGGCGCAGTTCAATAACGCCACCCTCGAGTACTACCCCCCGAAACGCTCTCGGCGCGAGCGCGCCAAATGGCAGCGGCTAGATCAGTCTTTGCCTTTGGGCATGGACTCATAG
- a CDS encoding DEAD/DEAH box helicase yields MSLAPAAPHHARLRLWQRQALAAYDEANAADFLVTATPGAGKTTFALVLAGNLLRRRVVDRVIVVAPTDHLRTQWADAAAEFGIFLDPTMSNAQGPVRDGAHGYVTTYAQVAGRPAIHAARSRRKKSLVILDEIHHAGDGLSWGDAVAEAFDEVHRRLSLTGTPFRTKSEERIPFVTYEVDGDLLRSQADFAYGYRQALGDHVVRPVVFAAYTGVSRWRNSAGEVIAASLTDAGTKSVEAAAWKTALDPSGGWVPHVIAAMDERITHLRETGMPDAAGLVLASDQEDARAYAEVVRRLTGEKPALILSDDPKASKKIEAFRVSDQRMAVCVRMISEGVDVPRAACLAWMTSYRTPLFFSQAVGRVVRARGKHESATVFLPAVRPLLALAAEMEIDRNFVMMPPTSTASDDDLADPLDMPQGPEDHPDAVPGMEILESDASFAHVLHSGKAVTASEHSSEVTGDEADYLGLPGLLSPEQTASLLAQRDSDLRRRVDAASRDHGPVRQAAQATRAEDLAAGQAGWRAAKALRTDVNQLVGQLSARTGTPHAQVHAQLRRAVPGPASASASADLLERRREHLMGLL; encoded by the coding sequence GTGAGTCTTGCTCCGGCAGCCCCACACCACGCCAGGCTTCGCCTCTGGCAGCGCCAGGCGCTCGCCGCCTATGACGAAGCCAATGCAGCCGATTTCCTGGTCACCGCTACCCCGGGCGCGGGTAAGACCACGTTTGCGCTGGTACTGGCCGGAAACTTGCTGCGGCGGCGGGTAGTCGACCGAGTGATCGTGGTTGCCCCCACCGACCATCTGCGGACCCAGTGGGCGGACGCCGCCGCGGAGTTCGGCATCTTCCTAGACCCGACGATGTCAAACGCCCAAGGCCCCGTTCGTGACGGTGCCCACGGCTACGTCACGACCTATGCGCAGGTGGCGGGCAGGCCCGCTATCCATGCGGCCAGGTCGCGGCGTAAGAAGTCGTTGGTCATCCTTGACGAGATCCACCACGCCGGGGACGGTTTGAGTTGGGGTGACGCGGTGGCCGAGGCGTTCGACGAAGTGCATCGCCGGCTCAGCTTGACCGGTACCCCATTCCGGACCAAATCGGAGGAGCGCATTCCCTTCGTCACCTACGAGGTGGACGGCGACCTGCTCCGCTCGCAGGCTGACTTTGCCTACGGGTACCGGCAGGCGCTCGGGGATCATGTGGTGCGCCCCGTGGTCTTCGCGGCCTACACGGGCGTTTCGCGGTGGCGGAACTCGGCGGGAGAGGTAATTGCCGCGTCGTTGACGGACGCCGGGACGAAATCCGTCGAAGCCGCGGCATGGAAGACCGCGCTCGACCCGTCGGGCGGCTGGGTACCGCACGTCATTGCCGCCATGGATGAGCGGATCACGCACCTGCGCGAAACTGGGATGCCCGACGCGGCGGGCTTGGTGCTGGCCAGCGACCAGGAGGACGCGCGGGCCTACGCGGAAGTGGTGCGACGGCTGACGGGGGAGAAGCCCGCCCTCATCCTTTCCGACGATCCCAAGGCGTCGAAAAAGATTGAGGCATTTAGGGTTTCGGACCAGCGCATGGCTGTGTGTGTGCGGATGATCTCGGAGGGGGTCGACGTCCCGCGAGCCGCGTGCTTGGCCTGGATGACGTCGTACCGGACGCCGCTGTTTTTCTCCCAAGCGGTGGGACGCGTGGTCCGAGCGCGGGGTAAACACGAGTCGGCGACAGTATTTTTACCCGCGGTTCGGCCACTGCTGGCGCTGGCCGCGGAGATGGAAATCGACCGGAACTTCGTCATGATGCCGCCCACGTCGACGGCGTCGGACGACGATTTGGCTGACCCGTTGGATATGCCGCAGGGGCCGGAGGATCACCCCGACGCTGTCCCGGGTATGGAGATTCTCGAATCCGACGCCAGTTTCGCCCACGTGCTGCATTCGGGCAAAGCGGTGACGGCGTCAGAACACAGCAGCGAGGTGACGGGCGACGAGGCGGACTATCTCGGGCTGCCCGGTCTGCTCAGCCCGGAGCAGACCGCATCGCTGCTCGCCCAACGCGACTCCGATTTGCGCCGTCGGGTTGATGCGGCGAGCCGCGACCATGGCCCGGTGCGCCAAGCAGCACAGGCCACCCGCGCCGAAGATCTGGCGGCGGGACAGGCAGGCTGGCGAGCTGCGAAGGCGCTGCGTACCGACGTCAACCAGCTGGTGGGGCAGCTTTCGGCGCGCACCGGGACGCCCCATGCACAGGTGCACGCGCAGCTGCGCCGGGCGGTTCCAGGTCCGGCTTCAGCGTCGGCAAGTGCGGATCTGTTGGAACGTCGACGCGAGCACCTGATGGGGCTGCTGTAG
- a CDS encoding DUF7455 domain-containing protein gives MTGSVASPLALTATDRCDRCGAAASARAVMASGGELLFCGHHAREYSTKLEQLAAQIHLSEKENVAVATSVNSGF, from the coding sequence ATGACCGGATCCGTAGCCAGTCCGCTGGCCCTAACCGCAACTGATCGCTGCGACCGCTGTGGCGCAGCCGCTTCGGCGCGTGCCGTGATGGCCTCAGGTGGTGAGCTGTTGTTTTGCGGCCACCACGCCCGTGAATACTCGACCAAACTGGAACAGCTCGCAGCCCAGATTCACCTTTCGGAGAAGGAAAATGTCGCTGTCGCGACGTCAGTCAATTCCGGTTTCTGA
- a CDS encoding RNA polymerase sigma factor gives MSAAAAKAANASTAEAAANESAAIESAAPKEAVTAPTVTAAEAKRLAAAAKRAATAAAKAAAGAAAPDSASAAAKPARRRPAAKKVVESSDEPGGEDDAEVVGLSLVGPVADDLEDVAADGVVIVVDDDDEDDEDDDPKPAVAKDAKTGDEFTWDDEEESEALKQARRDAELTASADSVRAYLKQIGKVALLNAEEEVDLAKRVEGGLYATERMRAMAEAGEKLTTQVRRDMNWVKRDGERAKNHLLGANLRLVVSLAKRYTGRGMAFLDLIQEGNLGLIRAVEKFDYTKGFKFSTYATWWIRQAITRAMADQARTIRIPVHMVEVINKLGRIQRELLQDLGREPTPEELAKEMDITPDKVLEIQQYAREPISLDQTIGDEGDSQLGDFIEDSEAVVAVDAVSFTLLQDQLQAVLQTLSEREAGVVRLRFGLTDGQPRTLDEIGQVYGVTRERIRQIESKTMSKLRHPSRSQVLRDYLE, from the coding sequence GTGAGCGCCGCCGCAGCGAAGGCAGCGAACGCTTCGACAGCCGAAGCAGCCGCCAACGAATCGGCAGCCATCGAATCGGCAGCACCAAAAGAAGCAGTAACCGCACCCACAGTGACCGCGGCTGAAGCAAAGCGCCTCGCAGCAGCAGCCAAGCGCGCTGCGACCGCAGCTGCCAAAGCCGCAGCTGGAGCTGCAGCACCGGATTCTGCGAGCGCCGCTGCCAAGCCCGCCCGACGCAGGCCCGCCGCTAAGAAGGTGGTCGAAAGTTCCGATGAGCCAGGCGGCGAGGACGACGCCGAGGTGGTCGGACTCAGTTTGGTAGGCCCCGTTGCCGACGATCTCGAAGACGTAGCCGCAGACGGCGTCGTCATTGTGGTGGATGACGACGATGAGGATGACGAGGACGACGACCCCAAGCCCGCCGTGGCGAAGGACGCCAAGACCGGCGACGAGTTCACCTGGGACGACGAGGAAGAATCCGAGGCCCTCAAGCAGGCGCGCCGCGATGCCGAGCTCACAGCGTCGGCTGACTCCGTCCGCGCCTATCTCAAACAGATCGGTAAGGTCGCGCTCCTCAACGCCGAAGAAGAAGTTGATTTGGCTAAACGCGTTGAAGGCGGGCTCTACGCCACCGAGCGGATGCGCGCCATGGCCGAGGCCGGCGAGAAACTCACCACCCAGGTGCGCCGGGATATGAACTGGGTCAAGCGCGATGGGGAACGCGCAAAGAACCACCTGCTCGGCGCGAACCTCCGGCTGGTCGTTTCGCTAGCAAAGCGTTACACGGGTCGCGGTATGGCCTTCTTGGACCTCATCCAGGAGGGAAACCTCGGGTTGATTCGCGCGGTTGAAAAGTTCGACTACACCAAGGGTTTCAAGTTCTCGACCTACGCAACCTGGTGGATTCGGCAGGCCATCACCCGGGCCATGGCCGATCAGGCTCGGACCATTCGAATCCCCGTCCACATGGTCGAAGTGATCAACAAACTCGGACGTATCCAGCGGGAGTTGCTTCAGGACTTGGGCCGCGAACCCACGCCCGAAGAGCTTGCCAAGGAAATGGACATCACCCCGGACAAGGTGCTGGAAATCCAGCAGTACGCCCGTGAGCCGATCTCCCTGGACCAGACAATCGGTGACGAGGGAGATTCCCAGCTCGGCGATTTCATCGAAGACAGCGAAGCAGTGGTCGCGGTGGACGCGGTGTCGTTCACCCTGCTCCAGGATCAGCTGCAAGCCGTGCTGCAAACGCTCTCGGAGCGTGAGGCAGGGGTGGTGCGGTTGCGTTTCGGTCTGACCGATGGCCAGCCGCGCACGCTGGACGAAATTGGCCAGGTCTACGGGGTCACCCGCGAGCGAATCCGCCAGATCGAGTCCAAAACCATGTCGAAGCTGCGCCATCCGTCGCGCTCGCAGGTTTTGCGCGACTACCTGGAATAA
- a CDS encoding LytR C-terminal domain-containing protein, protein MSTDSAPVRYRRRRRWPALTVITLLAIAAAVIWITALQPKPVVNNACNEPALPTSSSASGSAGGAASGGAASGGAASGGTASGGTASAGAASTDGSSASSGEVTITTTLGTITDKNTLAATRPANPATVPLRVLNASLINGLAGTVTEQFRKAGFQSIQQAKDDNLYPARDLRCYGEIRYGAAGLAAARAVLIVAPCATLVVDSRIDDSVELSIGALYQQAELSPETLAQLKQATNDAKPPNVIEGQTAARTLSTVPALPQATCPS, encoded by the coding sequence TTGAGCACCGATAGCGCACCTGTTCGCTACCGCAGGCGCAGGCGCTGGCCTGCCCTGACGGTCATCACGCTGTTGGCCATCGCTGCTGCGGTGATCTGGATTACGGCGCTGCAACCCAAGCCCGTGGTCAACAACGCGTGTAACGAACCGGCGCTTCCGACGAGCAGCAGCGCGTCTGGCTCAGCTGGGGGTGCTGCTTCTGGGGGTGCTGCTTCTGGGGGTGCTGCTTCTGGTGGGACTGCTTCTGGTGGGACTGCTTCTGCTGGTGCTGCCAGCACCGATGGCTCGAGTGCCAGCTCTGGCGAGGTCACGATTACTACCACACTGGGCACCATCACCGACAAAAACACGTTGGCAGCCACCCGGCCGGCCAACCCCGCAACCGTGCCGTTGCGTGTCCTCAACGCGAGTTTGATCAACGGTCTCGCTGGCACCGTCACCGAACAGTTCCGCAAAGCCGGGTTCCAATCGATTCAGCAAGCCAAGGACGACAACCTGTACCCGGCTCGCGACCTCCGCTGCTACGGCGAGATCCGTTATGGCGCTGCTGGTTTGGCTGCTGCGCGAGCAGTTCTTATCGTCGCGCCCTGCGCCACCCTGGTGGTGGATAGTCGCATTGACGACTCCGTGGAGCTCTCGATCGGCGCTCTCTACCAACAGGCAGAATTGAGCCCGGAAACGCTGGCGCAGCTCAAGCAGGCCACCAACGACGCCAAGCCGCCGAACGTGATCGAAGGCCAGACAGCGGCGCGAACCCTCTCCACGGTGCCCGCGCTCCCGCAGGCCACCTGCCCAAGCTGA
- a CDS encoding DUF4193 domain-containing protein, with protein MAQDYDAPRRNESEEPSEDSLEELKARRNEAQSAVVDIDESDTAESFELPGADLSGEELTVKVVPKQADEFTCTNCFLVQHRSRLASGSEGHEICVDCA; from the coding sequence ATGGCACAGGACTACGACGCACCGCGACGTAACGAAAGCGAAGAGCCCAGTGAGGATTCGCTCGAAGAGCTGAAAGCGCGACGCAACGAGGCCCAGTCAGCGGTCGTCGACATCGACGAGAGCGACACCGCAGAGTCTTTCGAGCTGCCTGGCGCTGACCTTTCCGGGGAAGAACTCACGGTCAAGGTGGTGCCGAAGCAGGCGGACGAATTCACCTGCACCAATTGCTTCCTGGTACAGCACCGAAGCCGACTTGCCTCCGGGAGCGAAGGTCACGAGATCTGCGTCGACTGTGCCTGA
- a CDS encoding nucleotide pyrophosphohydrolase, translated as MTAPSEPSSHAGSLAARQVGQFHRSFELPLRTLPTMDIGADQVDLRLALIEEEVGELRAAALAGDLVEVADALADIVYVAYGTAHVYGIDLDAVLTEVHRSNMTKLGAGGKPVRRLDGKVLKGPDYEPPRVAAILNQHYGAGGDAGQGDARRG; from the coding sequence GTGACCGCGCCATCGGAGCCCAGCTCGCACGCGGGCAGTCTCGCAGCCAGGCAGGTCGGACAGTTTCACCGCTCGTTTGAGCTCCCGCTGCGGACCCTGCCGACCATGGACATCGGCGCCGATCAGGTTGACCTGCGGTTAGCGCTGATCGAGGAGGAGGTCGGAGAACTACGCGCGGCGGCGTTAGCGGGCGACCTCGTAGAGGTCGCTGACGCGCTGGCCGACATCGTGTATGTCGCCTACGGGACCGCTCACGTGTACGGCATCGACTTGGATGCTGTTCTCACTGAGGTCCATCGGTCGAATATGACGAAGCTCGGGGCCGGGGGAAAACCGGTTCGCCGGCTCGATGGCAAGGTGCTCAAAGGCCCCGATTACGAACCGCCCCGGGTGGCAGCGATCCTTAACCAACACTATGGCGCTGGCGGCGACGCGGGCCAGGGGGATGCGCGCCGCGGCTAG
- a CDS encoding OB-fold nucleic acid binding domain-containing protein: MAGSLSRWLKKLGSDDDQLEAAALTTSSEASGAQHASVCTQGQRVTVQGRLRSVDLRPADALATLVAELYDGTDAVELVWLGRRSIPGIEPGRTIQVTGRISVRNGRKCIYNPNYELRPVRL, translated from the coding sequence ATGGCTGGTTCCCTGTCTCGGTGGCTCAAGAAACTTGGCAGCGATGACGATCAGTTGGAGGCAGCAGCCCTCACCACATCCTCGGAGGCTAGCGGCGCGCAGCACGCCTCGGTGTGCACGCAGGGCCAGCGGGTAACGGTGCAAGGAAGGTTGCGTTCTGTGGATCTGCGGCCAGCTGATGCGCTCGCCACCCTCGTAGCGGAGCTGTACGACGGCACCGACGCGGTTGAACTGGTCTGGCTCGGCCGACGATCCATTCCCGGAATAGAGCCGGGCAGGACCATCCAGGTCACCGGGCGCATCTCCGTGCGTAATGGACGTAAATGCATTTACAACCCGAATTACGAGCTCAGGCCGGTCCGCTTATGA
- a CDS encoding DUF3159 domain-containing protein, whose translation MTTPRGSGEESARQDPDAALVAAGLADAEIVAAEIVDAEIVAAEPAAKLPPLWEQMGGPMGMVDSGLPVVVFVAVNALAGLNAAIFSAVGAGIVIALFRLVRKRPVIHAITGLFGVAIAAFIAHRSGSAGGFFKLGIWSYLIYGGALLVSLLVRWPLIGVIWESINGRGQGWRSNKKLVRRYDYATLVWLAIFALRYSVQNFLLNRDEIGWLAAARLLMGYPLYLLGIAATVWIVARGTGWKFPTLAVILGKKKSTASEPAP comes from the coding sequence ATGACGACACCACGAGGCAGTGGGGAAGAGTCGGCCCGGCAGGACCCAGATGCCGCTCTAGTCGCTGCCGGACTAGCCGATGCCGAAATAGTGGCTGCCGAAATAGTGGATGCCGAAATAGTGGCTGCCGAACCCGCTGCCAAGCTGCCTCCATTGTGGGAGCAAATGGGCGGTCCCATGGGCATGGTCGACTCGGGATTGCCAGTCGTGGTGTTCGTGGCAGTCAACGCGCTCGCTGGTCTGAACGCCGCGATTTTCTCGGCAGTGGGCGCAGGCATCGTGATTGCCCTGTTCCGGCTAGTCCGCAAGCGTCCCGTTATCCATGCGATCACCGGATTGTTTGGCGTGGCGATAGCCGCTTTTATTGCGCACCGATCCGGCTCCGCCGGGGGATTCTTCAAATTGGGAATTTGGTCGTACCTGATCTACGGCGGCGCACTGTTGGTGTCGTTACTCGTGCGATGGCCGCTGATCGGGGTGATTTGGGAAAGCATCAACGGCCGTGGCCAAGGATGGCGATCGAATAAAAAGTTAGTCCGCCGATACGATTACGCGACGCTGGTGTGGCTGGCAATCTTTGCGCTGCGGTACTCGGTGCAGAATTTCCTGCTCAACCGCGACGAAATTGGCTGGCTGGCCGCTGCCCGCCTGTTGATGGGCTACCCCCTCTATCTCTTGGGAATAGCAGCCACCGTGTGGATAGTGGCGCGGGGGACCGGTTGGAAGTTTCCGACGCTCGCCGTCATACTCGGCAAGAAGAAATCCACAGCTTCCGAACCGGCCCCCTAG
- a CDS encoding potassium channel family protein translates to MRIAIAGAGSVGRSIAGELIENGHQVMLIDRDPIAIRTHLIENAEWVLADACEVSSLEEAGVHTCDVMIACTGDDKVNLVVALLAKTEFAVDRVVGRVNDPRNEWLFTDAWGVDVSVSTPRIMAALVEEAVSVGDLVRLFTLRQGQANLVEVTLPKTTPLAGVPVRDLRLPRDCALVTILRGGSVIVPAPDIPLEPGDELLFVASTEVEDLLREALR, encoded by the coding sequence ATGCGCATCGCTATTGCCGGAGCCGGCTCCGTCGGACGTTCCATTGCCGGTGAGCTGATCGAGAACGGTCACCAGGTCATGCTCATCGACCGCGACCCCATCGCTATTCGCACCCACCTGATCGAGAACGCGGAGTGGGTGCTTGCCGACGCCTGCGAGGTCTCGTCACTGGAGGAAGCGGGTGTGCACACCTGCGACGTGATGATCGCCTGCACCGGCGACGATAAGGTCAACCTCGTCGTGGCGCTGCTGGCCAAGACTGAATTTGCCGTCGACCGCGTGGTCGGGCGAGTCAACGACCCCCGCAACGAATGGTTGTTCACCGACGCTTGGGGCGTAGACGTCTCGGTCTCCACACCGCGCATCATGGCGGCCCTCGTCGAGGAGGCCGTCAGCGTGGGCGATCTCGTGCGGCTATTCACACTGCGCCAGGGTCAGGCCAACTTGGTCGAAGTCACCCTGCCGAAAACCACGCCGCTGGCCGGCGTACCAGTGCGAGACCTGCGGTTGCCGCGCGACTGTGCGTTGGTCACTATTTTGCGCGGTGGCAGCGTCATTGTGCCCGCGCCGGACATCCCGTTGGAGCCGGGCGACGAGTTACTGTTTGTCGCTTCCACCGAGGTGGAAGACCTGCTGCGAGAGGCCCTGCGCTAA
- a CDS encoding potassium channel family protein produces the protein MHIVIMGCGRVGSSLARLLDQRGHSVAVIDREVSSFRRLGPDFKGQQVVGVGFDRNTMIEARVPEAHAFAAVSSGDNSNIIAARVAREQFGVTTVVARIYDPKRAQVYERLGIPTVATVPWTTDRLLRAIIPDGLISEWRDPSGTVTVVQVPYHPHWLGKPLTELEADLEMRTAFIVRFGAGILPTSETVVQQGDLVYAIVLADDVTRFAASALEVPEESL, from the coding sequence GTGCATATCGTCATCATGGGGTGTGGCCGTGTCGGTTCCTCCCTCGCCCGACTACTTGACCAGCGGGGACACTCTGTCGCCGTGATCGACCGCGAGGTCTCGTCGTTCCGCCGGTTGGGACCCGACTTCAAGGGCCAGCAGGTGGTCGGCGTCGGTTTCGACCGAAACACGATGATCGAAGCGCGCGTCCCAGAGGCGCACGCGTTTGCCGCGGTGTCCTCCGGCGACAACTCGAATATCATCGCCGCACGCGTGGCCCGCGAACAATTCGGCGTCACCACCGTGGTTGCGAGAATTTACGATCCCAAACGTGCCCAGGTGTACGAACGCCTCGGCATTCCGACGGTCGCCACCGTCCCATGGACCACCGACCGGCTGCTGCGCGCCATCATCCCCGACGGCCTGATCAGTGAGTGGCGCGATCCTTCTGGCACCGTCACCGTGGTGCAGGTGCCCTACCACCCGCACTGGCTCGGAAAGCCGTTGACAGAGCTGGAAGCGGACCTGGAAATGCGCACCGCGTTTATCGTCCGGTTCGGCGCGGGAATCCTGCCGACCTCGGAAACAGTGGTGCAGCAGGGCGATCTCGTCTACGCCATCGTGCTGGCCGATGACGTCACCCGCTTCGCCGCGTCAGCCCTCGAAGTACCGGAAGAGAGCCTGTAA